One window of the Archangium primigenium genome contains the following:
- the accB gene encoding acetyl-CoA carboxylase biotin carboxyl carrier protein → MASKRKSIRSESAPAARAESVRVEGNTTSLDVESLRQIVEILEASEVTRLVWQKGDERLFIRRGHVPAPTIVHAAPIAPSVSPAPVVAAPLAAPAPAMPVSAPAAAGAPAEKPGHGVTSPFVGTFYRTPAPDQPSFVEVGAVVKKGQVLCIIEAMKLMNEIEADVAGRVAEILVENGQPVEFGQVLFRIEPV, encoded by the coding sequence GTGGCAAGCAAGCGCAAGAGCATCCGGAGCGAGTCCGCGCCCGCCGCACGGGCCGAGAGTGTCCGCGTCGAGGGCAACACCACGTCGTTGGACGTGGAGTCGCTGCGGCAGATCGTGGAAATCCTCGAGGCCTCGGAAGTGACGCGGCTCGTGTGGCAGAAGGGCGATGAGCGGCTGTTCATCCGCCGGGGACACGTTCCCGCGCCGACCATCGTGCACGCGGCGCCCATCGCGCCCTCGGTGAGCCCCGCTCCGGTGGTGGCCGCGCCCCTGGCCGCCCCGGCCCCGGCCATGCCCGTGTCGGCGCCCGCCGCCGCGGGGGCGCCGGCCGAGAAGCCCGGCCATGGCGTCACCAGCCCGTTCGTGGGGACGTTCTACCGGACGCCCGCCCCGGACCAGCCCTCCTTCGTGGAGGTGGGCGCGGTGGTGAAGAAGGGCCAGGTGCTTTGCATCATCGAGGCCATGAAGCTGATGAACGAGATCGAGGCCGACGTGGCGGGTCGCGTGGCGGAGATCCTCGTGGAGAATGGACAGCCGGTCGAGTTCGGCCAGGTACTGTTCCGCATCGAGCCCGTTTGA
- the accC gene encoding acetyl-CoA carboxylase biotin carboxylase subunit encodes MFKKVLIANRGEIALRVIRACRELGIATVAVHSTADANALHVRFADESVCIGPPASKESYLNIPQLLSAAEITRADAIHPGYGFLSENAEFAKVCQDCKIHFIGPRPEMIRLMGNKVRARQAAREANLPLLPGSPNVVKDAREAEVFAREIGFPVILKAAAGGGGKGMKIVREPGALAQAFATASAEAVASFSNGDLYIERYVEKPRHIEIQVVADEHGRVIHLGERECSVQRRHQKLIEESPSPALTPELRQQMGEVSVRAMEKLGYNNVGTIEYLLDENGRFYFMEMNTRIQVEHPVTELVTGIDLVREQIKLSAGEPLQRTQEDIQMRGHAIECRVNAEDPVTFAPWPGKITAYSAPGGYGVRVDSSAYGNYTVLPYYDSLMAKLIVYAEDRPTAIRRMQRALGEYVVQGIRTNIPFHRAALADESFIEGNYDTRFVERLLASETGTRRLRKAIEETP; translated from the coding sequence GTGTTCAAGAAGGTGCTGATCGCCAACCGCGGGGAGATCGCCCTGCGTGTCATCCGTGCCTGCCGGGAGCTGGGCATCGCCACCGTGGCGGTGCACTCCACGGCGGACGCCAACGCGCTGCATGTGCGTTTCGCCGACGAGTCGGTGTGCATCGGTCCGCCCGCCTCGAAGGAGAGCTACCTCAACATCCCGCAGCTCTTGTCCGCGGCGGAGATCACGCGCGCGGATGCCATCCACCCGGGCTACGGCTTCCTGTCGGAGAACGCCGAGTTCGCCAAGGTCTGCCAGGACTGCAAGATCCACTTCATCGGGCCCCGGCCGGAGATGATCCGGCTCATGGGCAACAAGGTGCGGGCCCGTCAGGCGGCGCGTGAGGCGAACCTGCCCCTGCTGCCCGGCAGCCCCAACGTGGTGAAGGACGCGCGTGAGGCGGAAGTCTTCGCCCGGGAGATCGGCTTTCCGGTCATCCTCAAGGCGGCGGCGGGCGGTGGCGGCAAGGGCATGAAGATCGTGCGCGAGCCGGGGGCCCTGGCCCAGGCGTTCGCCACGGCGTCCGCCGAGGCGGTGGCCTCCTTCAGCAACGGCGACCTGTACATCGAGCGCTACGTGGAGAAGCCGCGCCACATCGAGATCCAGGTCGTGGCCGACGAGCACGGGCGCGTCATCCACCTGGGCGAGCGCGAGTGCTCGGTGCAGCGGCGCCACCAGAAGCTCATCGAGGAGAGCCCCTCGCCGGCGCTCACCCCCGAGCTGCGCCAGCAGATGGGCGAGGTCTCCGTGCGCGCCATGGAGAAGCTCGGCTACAACAACGTGGGCACCATCGAGTACCTGCTCGACGAGAACGGGCGGTTCTACTTCATGGAGATGAACACCCGCATCCAGGTGGAGCACCCGGTGACCGAGCTCGTCACGGGCATCGACCTGGTGCGCGAGCAGATCAAGCTGTCCGCGGGCGAGCCCCTGCAGCGCACCCAGGAAGACATCCAGATGCGGGGGCACGCCATCGAGTGCCGCGTCAACGCCGAGGACCCTGTCACCTTCGCGCCCTGGCCGGGGAAGATCACCGCCTACAGCGCGCCGGGTGGCTATGGCGTGCGGGTGGATTCCAGTGCCTACGGGAACTATACCGTGCTGCCGTACTACGACAGCCTGATGGCCAAGCTGATCGTGTACGCGGAGGATCGCCCCACGGCCATCCGCCGCATGCAGCGCGCCCTGGGCGAGTACGTGGTGCAGGGCATCCGCACCAACATTCCCTTCCACCGCGCGGCGCTCGCCGATGAGTCCTTCATCGAGGGCAACTACGACACGCGCTTCGTGGAGCGGCTCCTGGCGAGCGAGACGGGCACCCGCCGCCTGCGCAAGGCCATCGAGGAGACGCCCTGA
- a CDS encoding tetratricopeptide repeat protein → MDKNKIIEAAAKLVAKGAYDKAIKEYQKVLDVDPKDGRVLQKMGELFQKKNDNVQAAHYFTKVAEGYSTDGFFLKAVALYKQVLKLNPNLLDVNLKLAELHQQLGLMSEAMAYFQIVANHYDKSGDVKNSLDTLKKMVDLDPENVASKIKLAELYARENMAREAAQEFKKAAEYLKRNNRMDDWFRVAERLATLDPDNVALAKDLAQQYLARSDWKRALARLQVCFKADGRDVETLGMLAQAFQGLGQTAKTVSVYKELAKVYQERDRNADANDIWNRVAELDPSDADLLAWQSSGPQTSAPAAAAPAPAPAPAPAPARPSMAMPVAAAPAAPASPPAGMGGTPSGVFAAAPAPVSTAPVGKDQFSKLLTETEVYVKYGLHDKALDHLRKIFAVDPENLDAHEKAYHIYVASGNMAQAGEQLLNVLRLCTRRAEVQRAQPYLATILQQNPGHPEVPAFLSVLQSDEAMPTTGSNVESVAEDAILVDSNDDEIVVADAPEDALAQPMGDELALVSASDEHDEDAQIVSGEFSLPPEDADAGLVLEDEPGAVIAGDEPLFGSDEEPEEATTVYMPEASDDDALAASSDEDEALVSDDAGLSLSLGEDEPSPTQVGGLSFDADTSDSGSEYALELDSEPEQTSEGEAVLGEDEPVVEPYAFDEPESFAAPETFPEPEPEPETFPEPEPEPVPVVVARPAPAAPVAKAPAPAAPVAKAPAPAAPAAKAPAPAAPKAPPQPVAPVVEEPEEEPGGEECDEASFFIDQGIYDEAREILETVMIAFPGHARASELMEKLEALESGESPAAEEPETPSEPVAVPAVPALGESPAERDAFDLAAELAGEFGDLSGAEPPAPAAVEEDFQYSVEEVFAEFKKGLAKVVKPEDVDTHYDLGIAYREMGLIDDALQEFAVAREGSLGKKRELDCLTMTGMLQVQKGDARAAVGTFKQALGSEHATPEVSKALGFELATAYEAVGELGKALYHYQRVAELDPRFRDAQGHVDRLAATTSPVADPLTPAKPPGGGRGGSGAPPSGARPVAAAPTPAAKPRKVGYV, encoded by the coding sequence ATGGACAAGAACAAGATCATCGAAGCCGCCGCCAAGCTCGTCGCGAAGGGTGCCTACGACAAGGCCATCAAGGAGTATCAGAAGGTCCTGGACGTAGATCCCAAGGACGGTCGCGTCCTCCAGAAGATGGGGGAGTTGTTCCAGAAGAAGAACGACAACGTCCAGGCGGCCCATTACTTCACCAAGGTGGCCGAGGGCTACTCGACGGACGGCTTCTTCCTCAAGGCCGTCGCGCTCTACAAGCAGGTCCTCAAGCTCAACCCCAACCTGCTGGACGTGAACCTCAAGCTGGCGGAGCTCCACCAGCAGCTCGGACTGATGTCCGAGGCCATGGCGTATTTCCAGATCGTCGCCAACCACTACGACAAGTCGGGCGACGTCAAGAACTCGCTGGATACGCTCAAGAAGATGGTGGATCTCGACCCCGAGAACGTGGCGTCGAAGATCAAGCTCGCCGAGCTCTACGCACGCGAGAACATGGCGCGCGAGGCCGCCCAGGAGTTCAAGAAGGCCGCCGAGTACCTCAAGCGCAACAACCGGATGGATGACTGGTTCCGCGTGGCCGAGCGTCTGGCCACGCTGGACCCCGACAACGTCGCGCTGGCCAAGGACCTGGCCCAGCAGTACCTCGCGCGCTCGGATTGGAAGCGCGCGCTCGCCCGGCTCCAGGTGTGCTTCAAGGCGGACGGTCGGGACGTCGAGACGCTCGGCATGCTGGCCCAGGCCTTCCAGGGGCTCGGCCAGACGGCCAAGACCGTCTCCGTCTACAAGGAACTCGCCAAGGTCTACCAGGAGCGCGACCGGAACGCGGACGCCAACGACATCTGGAACCGCGTCGCGGAGCTGGACCCCTCCGACGCCGACCTGCTGGCGTGGCAGTCCTCGGGCCCGCAGACGAGCGCTCCCGCCGCGGCGGCGCCCGCACCGGCCCCCGCGCCCGCGCCGGCTCCCGCCCGGCCCTCCATGGCGATGCCCGTGGCGGCCGCGCCCGCGGCGCCCGCGTCTCCTCCCGCGGGCATGGGCGGCACGCCGTCCGGTGTCTTCGCGGCCGCGCCCGCGCCCGTGTCCACGGCGCCGGTGGGCAAGGACCAGTTCTCCAAGCTGCTCACGGAGACCGAGGTCTACGTCAAGTACGGCCTGCACGACAAAGCGCTGGATCACCTGCGGAAGATCTTCGCGGTGGACCCGGAGAACCTCGACGCGCACGAGAAGGCGTACCACATCTACGTCGCCTCCGGGAACATGGCCCAGGCGGGCGAGCAGCTGCTCAACGTGCTGCGCTTGTGCACGCGCCGCGCCGAGGTGCAGCGCGCTCAGCCGTACCTGGCCACCATCCTCCAGCAGAACCCTGGCCACCCCGAGGTGCCCGCCTTCCTGTCCGTGCTCCAGTCGGACGAGGCCATGCCCACCACGGGCTCCAACGTGGAGTCGGTGGCCGAGGACGCCATCCTCGTGGACTCCAACGACGACGAGATCGTCGTGGCCGACGCGCCCGAGGATGCGCTCGCCCAGCCCATGGGCGATGAGCTGGCGCTCGTCTCCGCGAGCGACGAGCACGACGAGGACGCGCAGATCGTCTCCGGCGAGTTCAGCCTGCCGCCGGAGGATGCCGACGCGGGCCTGGTGCTCGAGGACGAGCCCGGCGCCGTCATCGCGGGGGACGAGCCCCTGTTCGGCTCCGACGAGGAGCCCGAGGAGGCCACCACCGTCTACATGCCGGAGGCGTCCGACGACGACGCGCTGGCGGCCTCCTCCGACGAGGACGAGGCCCTGGTGTCGGACGACGCCGGTCTGTCCCTGTCCCTCGGGGAGGACGAGCCGTCGCCCACGCAGGTGGGCGGGCTGAGCTTCGACGCGGACACGTCGGACTCGGGGTCCGAGTACGCGCTCGAGCTGGACTCCGAGCCCGAGCAGACGTCGGAAGGGGAGGCCGTGCTCGGCGAGGACGAGCCGGTCGTCGAGCCCTACGCGTTCGACGAGCCCGAGTCCTTCGCCGCGCCCGAGACGTTCCCGGAGCCGGAGCCCGAGCCCGAGACGTTCCCGGAGCCCGAGCCCGAGCCCGTCCCCGTGGTGGTGGCCCGCCCGGCGCCCGCCGCTCCGGTCGCCAAGGCCCCGGCGCCCGCCGCTCCGGTCGCCAAGGCCCCGGCGCCCGCCGCTCCGGCCGCCAAGGCCCCGGCGCCCGCCGCGCCCAAGGCGCCGCCCCAGCCCGTGGCCCCGGTGGTCGAGGAGCCCGAGGAAGAGCCGGGCGGCGAGGAGTGCGACGAGGCGAGCTTCTTCATCGATCAGGGCATCTACGATGAAGCGCGGGAGATCCTCGAGACGGTGATGATCGCCTTCCCGGGCCATGCGCGCGCCAGCGAGCTGATGGAGAAGCTCGAGGCGCTCGAGTCGGGGGAGTCCCCGGCGGCCGAGGAGCCCGAGACGCCGTCCGAGCCCGTGGCCGTGCCCGCGGTGCCCGCCCTGGGCGAGTCCCCGGCGGAGCGCGATGCGTTCGACCTGGCGGCGGAGCTCGCCGGGGAGTTCGGGGACCTGAGCGGCGCGGAGCCGCCGGCGCCCGCCGCCGTGGAAGAGGACTTCCAGTACTCGGTGGAAGAGGTGTTCGCCGAGTTCAAGAAGGGCCTGGCCAAGGTGGTCAAGCCCGAGGACGTGGACACGCACTACGACCTGGGCATCGCCTACCGGGAGATGGGCCTCATCGACGACGCGCTCCAGGAGTTCGCCGTGGCGCGCGAGGGCTCCCTGGGCAAGAAGCGCGAGCTGGACTGCCTCACGATGACCGGCATGCTCCAGGTGCAGAAGGGCGATGCCCGCGCGGCCGTGGGCACCTTCAAGCAGGCGCTCGGCTCCGAGCACGCCACGCCCGAGGTGTCCAAGGCCCTCGGCTTCGAGCTGGCCACGGCCTACGAGGCCGTGGGCGAGCTCGGCAAGGCGCTCTACCACTACCAGCGCGTGGCGGAGCTGGACCCGCGCTTCCGCGATGCCCAGGGCCACGTGGACCGCCTGGCCGCCACCACGTCGCCGGTGGCGGATCCCCTCACCCCGGCCAAGCCTCCGGGCGGGGGGCGGGGCGGCAGTGGCGCGCCCCCGTCGGGGGCACGTCCCGTGGCGGCGGCCCCCACCCCGGCCGCCAAGCCGCGTAAGGTCGGCTACGTCTAG
- a CDS encoding ExeA family protein, whose translation MTTYLDYFELSQEPFSNAPVSRFYYNSAQHSQALTRLMHAVSYMKGLSILVGDIGAGKTTLARRMLDSLPESEYEAALLVIIHSGITANWLLRRIALQLGVENPAQEKLALLSQLYQRLLQIYESGKKAVVLIDEAQMLETRELMEEFRGLLNLEVPERKLISFVFFGLPEIERNLKLDPPLAQRVALRYKLEPFTAESTEAYIKHRLRLAGSSRMPFTPEALLAIHQHSGGTPRVINSICDNALFEGFLAREASLGDKLIHKIAENLGLQGSSAAEAPARAPQAAASRPGTAKVDLAEIDRYLEGLGKL comes from the coding sequence ATGACCACCTACCTCGACTACTTCGAACTCTCCCAGGAGCCCTTCTCCAACGCTCCGGTGAGCCGTTTCTATTACAACTCGGCTCAGCACTCCCAGGCCCTGACCCGGCTCATGCACGCCGTGAGCTACATGAAGGGTCTGTCCATCCTCGTGGGGGACATCGGCGCGGGCAAGACGACGCTGGCGCGCCGCATGCTCGACTCGCTGCCCGAGTCCGAGTACGAGGCCGCGCTGCTCGTCATCATCCACTCGGGCATCACCGCCAACTGGCTCCTGCGCCGCATCGCCCTGCAACTGGGCGTGGAGAACCCCGCCCAGGAGAAGCTGGCCCTGCTCTCGCAGCTCTACCAGCGGCTCCTGCAAATCTACGAGTCCGGCAAGAAGGCCGTCGTCCTCATCGACGAGGCCCAGATGCTCGAGACGCGCGAGCTGATGGAGGAGTTCCGGGGGTTGCTCAACCTGGAAGTGCCCGAGCGCAAGCTCATCTCCTTCGTGTTCTTCGGCCTGCCGGAGATCGAGCGGAACCTCAAGCTGGACCCGCCGCTCGCCCAGCGCGTGGCGCTGCGCTACAAGCTCGAGCCCTTCACCGCCGAGTCCACCGAGGCCTACATCAAGCACCGCCTGCGGCTGGCGGGCTCCTCGCGCATGCCCTTCACCCCCGAGGCCCTGCTGGCCATCCACCAGCACTCGGGGGGCACCCCGCGCGTCATCAACAGCATCTGCGACAACGCCCTGTTCGAGGGCTTCCTCGCCCGCGAGGCCTCGCTCGGCGACAAGCTCATCCACAAGATCGCGGAGAACCTGGGATTGCAGGGCTCCTCGGCGGCCGAGGCCCCGGCCCGCGCCCCCCAGGCAGCAGCCAGCCGGCCAGGCACCGCGAAGGTGGACCTCGCGGAGATCGACCGTTACCTCGAGGGACTGGGTAAGCTGTAG
- a CDS encoding translocation/assembly module TamB domain-containing protein encodes MPPWLVVLLLVLGTVLLLRTRTAWDALCSQARRHLPALIGLEVGIGQCEVDPLGQRLVLRDVSLTQKGQDTPLLAADVAEIQLGLPTPFSGQFPIDQVRIQRPRLVLDLSRPRPPREDAPGTCPLVPLRRLRLGRLAITGAEVKLVLPEGRQVELSELDVNLRERWGEEEFEVEGRRGLVRLGPGRELVLGRLALSGGLDVDEALLEVDRAEATLDDVTVNISGRVERLCEPVLALDAQVFLPLRTLSRVGVLPAPAQGHLWTRLTINGRPEAPTVSAELSGSGLVYDKYTPGALSARLVYSGDQVTVEQMRVPIGQGELRLTGTLGLRPGLPVSVNLETRDASFGRILEKSGLTGSWVDFPATAKAHLSGTLWPRFSVSGDLDFHHGRFTLASRAFDAPANKGLTFLTYERGHVRSRLALLPDRVTFSEVQIDTGRSRIGGDVTLFFEAHKGMTVRAGGDVDLSDFGHIAGLAWAGRGTVSTTVEGPYANVRIGAELSLRDFDFWNFDLGVVQGRVTYHDKVMGLPMFSGQKGRTQYFGNAALTFGRALHLRTEVQVPRGRIEDIIDVIAPLHPNVSLMQGPLVGEASGRVEIDSPLDEFEGLVALDFKNTLYYGRRMGDGSTRLRFDREGAMVLERTTLEGPLGLTWVEGTFGLSGPTKGELDYRFGGENLSLAELVGQESAKRLGVEGVLALEGKVSGTTDLPVTTARVWGPRVTFAERNLGNMGLEARLEGLQLQVAGRPSRDTSGILSLRLKEPYPFEAMVTLELPEIRPLLPTHAITQGMSGAVKAVVEASGALLDTKALRMRTRVERLALSRGELSGENDGPILLEYDNDRLRVPSFVFRGPDTELSATGWAGTEQMEFFLRGALDLRLLESFSPQLVRTGGRVELTAVATGKPSRPALAGTALISDMRGALRDLPVSVRSLDGRVEFSEQRVLLESLYGVLNEGRMQASGDVRLRDFQPAELALNMYLSDVSARFHEDLPFNATGSLTLSGNPDALRLGGSLDIRNLRYRRGLELEDILKRLSRRIVLPSPTAERPREYLTLDVGLNLSDVAVDNNLARARLLGAVRLTGTNARPGVLGTVETDANSQVFFRNNQFTISRGQVEFQDRYSIDPVFEMRAQTQVREYQVKLHAYGRPAAPQVVFSTEPALPEGEIVSLLTLGVMSTDRDTVASAGAGLAAEALFNMSGLDRQVKRFLPDNPFLKDMSLQISTTYNDATQQAEPTARLESKFLTEQLKIGLSQPVSGRGTRARAEYRFDDRLSAQLQWDNEHPETALGTLGNLGLELKLGWESQ; translated from the coding sequence GTGCCGCCATGGCTCGTCGTCCTCCTGCTCGTGCTGGGGACGGTGCTGCTGTTGCGCACGCGCACGGCCTGGGACGCCCTCTGCTCCCAGGCGCGGCGCCACCTGCCGGCGCTGATCGGCCTGGAGGTGGGCATCGGGCAGTGCGAGGTGGATCCGCTCGGTCAGCGGCTCGTGCTGCGCGACGTGTCCCTCACCCAGAAGGGCCAGGACACGCCCCTGCTCGCGGCGGACGTGGCGGAAATCCAGCTCGGTCTGCCCACGCCCTTCTCCGGCCAGTTCCCCATCGATCAGGTGCGCATCCAGCGGCCCCGGCTCGTGTTGGACCTGTCGCGGCCCCGGCCTCCGCGCGAGGACGCGCCGGGTACCTGTCCGCTCGTGCCCCTGAGGCGGCTGCGGCTCGGGCGCCTGGCCATCACCGGCGCGGAGGTGAAGCTCGTGCTGCCCGAGGGCCGGCAGGTGGAGCTGTCCGAGCTGGACGTGAACCTGCGCGAGCGCTGGGGCGAGGAGGAGTTCGAGGTGGAGGGCCGCCGGGGTCTGGTGCGGCTGGGGCCGGGGCGCGAGCTCGTCCTCGGGCGGCTCGCGCTCTCCGGAGGCCTGGACGTCGACGAGGCCCTGCTGGAGGTGGACCGGGCGGAGGCGACGCTCGATGACGTGACGGTGAACATCTCGGGCCGCGTGGAGCGGTTGTGCGAGCCGGTGCTCGCGCTCGACGCCCAGGTGTTCCTGCCCCTGCGCACGCTCTCGCGCGTGGGGGTGCTGCCCGCGCCCGCCCAGGGCCACCTCTGGACCCGGTTGACGATCAACGGCCGGCCGGAGGCCCCCACGGTGTCCGCCGAGCTGTCGGGCAGCGGGCTCGTCTACGACAAGTACACGCCGGGCGCGCTCTCCGCGCGGCTCGTGTACAGCGGCGACCAGGTGACGGTGGAGCAGATGCGCGTGCCCATCGGACAGGGCGAGCTGCGGCTCACGGGCACGCTCGGGCTGAGGCCGGGGCTGCCCGTGTCGGTGAACCTGGAGACGCGCGACGCGTCGTTCGGCCGCATCCTGGAGAAGAGCGGGCTGACGGGCTCGTGGGTGGACTTCCCCGCCACGGCCAAGGCGCACCTGTCCGGCACGCTGTGGCCCCGGTTCAGCGTGTCGGGTGACCTGGACTTCCACCATGGCCGCTTCACGCTGGCCTCGCGCGCGTTCGATGCACCCGCGAACAAGGGCCTCACCTTCCTCACCTACGAGCGCGGCCACGTGCGCTCGCGGCTCGCGCTCCTGCCCGACCGCGTCACCTTCTCCGAGGTGCAGATCGACACGGGCCGCTCGCGCATCGGCGGGGACGTGACGCTCTTCTTCGAGGCCCACAAGGGCATGACCGTGCGCGCCGGGGGCGACGTGGACCTGTCGGACTTCGGCCACATCGCGGGGCTCGCCTGGGCGGGCCGGGGCACGGTGAGCACCACCGTGGAAGGGCCCTACGCGAACGTGCGCATCGGCGCGGAGCTGTCCCTGCGCGACTTCGACTTCTGGAACTTCGACCTGGGCGTGGTGCAGGGGCGCGTCACGTACCACGACAAGGTCATGGGCCTGCCCATGTTCTCCGGCCAGAAGGGGCGCACCCAGTACTTCGGCAACGCCGCGCTCACCTTCGGCCGCGCGCTGCACCTGCGCACCGAGGTGCAGGTGCCGCGCGGCCGCATCGAGGACATCATCGACGTCATCGCCCCCCTGCACCCCAACGTCTCGCTCATGCAGGGGCCGCTGGTGGGCGAGGCCTCGGGCCGCGTGGAGATCGACAGCCCGCTGGACGAGTTCGAGGGCCTGGTGGCCCTGGACTTCAAGAACACCCTCTACTACGGGCGGCGCATGGGCGACGGCTCGACGCGGCTGCGCTTCGACCGCGAGGGCGCCATGGTGCTCGAGCGCACGACGCTCGAGGGGCCCCTGGGCCTCACCTGGGTGGAGGGCACCTTCGGACTGTCCGGCCCGACGAAGGGTGAGCTGGACTACCGCTTCGGGGGCGAGAACCTCTCCCTGGCGGAGCTCGTGGGCCAGGAGTCGGCGAAGCGGCTCGGCGTGGAGGGCGTGCTGGCCCTGGAGGGCAAGGTGTCGGGCACCACGGACCTGCCGGTGACCACGGCCCGGGTCTGGGGTCCCCGGGTGACGTTCGCCGAGCGCAACCTGGGCAACATGGGGCTCGAGGCCCGGCTGGAAGGCCTGCAGTTGCAGGTGGCCGGCCGCCCCTCGCGCGACACGAGCGGCATCCTCTCCCTGCGGCTCAAGGAGCCCTATCCCTTCGAGGCCATGGTGACGCTGGAGCTGCCGGAGATCCGTCCGCTCCTGCCCACCCATGCCATTACCCAGGGCATGTCCGGCGCGGTCAAGGCGGTGGTGGAGGCCAGCGGCGCGCTGCTCGACACCAAGGCCCTGCGCATGCGCACCCGGGTGGAGCGGCTCGCGCTGTCGCGTGGCGAGCTGTCCGGCGAGAACGATGGCCCCATCCTCCTGGAGTACGACAACGACCGGCTGCGCGTGCCGTCCTTCGTGTTCCGCGGGCCGGACACGGAGCTGTCCGCCACGGGGTGGGCCGGCACCGAGCAGATGGAGTTCTTCCTGCGCGGCGCCCTGGACCTGCGGCTGCTCGAGTCCTTCTCGCCCCAGCTCGTGCGCACCGGCGGCCGCGTGGAGCTCACCGCGGTGGCCACGGGCAAGCCCTCCCGCCCGGCGCTGGCGGGCACGGCGCTCATCTCCGACATGCGCGGCGCCCTGAGGGACTTGCCCGTGTCCGTGCGCTCCCTGGATGGCCGCGTGGAGTTCTCCGAGCAGCGCGTGCTCCTGGAGTCCCTGTACGGCGTGCTCAATGAGGGCCGCATGCAGGCCTCGGGCGACGTGCGGCTGCGCGACTTCCAGCCCGCGGAGCTGGCGCTCAACATGTACCTGTCCGACGTGTCCGCGCGCTTCCACGAGGACCTGCCGTTCAACGCCACCGGCTCCCTCACCCTGTCGGGCAACCCGGACGCGCTGCGGCTCGGGGGCTCGCTGGACATCCGCAACCTGCGCTACCGCCGGGGCCTGGAGCTGGAGGACATCCTCAAGCGCCTGTCGCGCCGCATCGTGCTGCCCTCGCCCACGGCGGAGCGGCCCCGCGAGTACCTCACCCTGGACGTGGGGCTCAACCTGAGCGACGTCGCCGTGGACAACAACCTGGCCCGGGCCCGGCTGCTCGGCGCGGTGCGCCTCACGGGCACCAACGCCCGCCCCGGCGTGCTCGGCACCGTGGAGACCGACGCCAACAGCCAGGTCTTCTTCCGCAACAACCAGTTCACCATCAGCCGCGGCCAGGTGGAGTTCCAGGACCGCTACAGCATCGATCCGGTGTTCGAGATGCGTGCCCAGACCCAGGTGCGCGAGTACCAGGTGAAGCTGCACGCCTACGGCCGACCCGCCGCGCCCCAGGTGGTGTTCTCCACCGAGCCGGCCCTGCCCGAGGGCGAGATCGTCTCGCTGCTCACCCTGGGGGTGATGAGCACGGACCGGGACACGGTCGCCTCCGCCGGCGCGGGCCTGGCCGCCGAGGCGCTCTTCAACATGTCCGGGTTGGACCGGCAGGTGAAGCGCTTCCTGCCCGACAACCCCTTCCTCAAGGACATGTCCTTGCAGATCTCCACCACCTACAACGACGCCACGCAGCAGGCCGAGCCCACCGCTCGCCTGGAGTCGAAGTTCCTCACCGAGCAGCTCAAGATTGGCCTGAGCCAGCCGGTGAGCGGGCGCGGCACCCGGGCCCGGGCCGAGTACCGCTTCGACGACCGGCTCTCCGCCCAGCTCCAGTGGGACAACGAGCATCCCGAGACGGCCCTGGGAACCCTGGGCAACCTCGGACTCGAGCTCAAGCTGGGGTGGGAATCGCAGTAG